GAGCGTGCGGATATCGACCAGGTCGCCTTCGGGCAGCTTCGAGGTCGCGTGGCGCTCGACGGCAAGCGTCAGGTCCTGCGGCGACATGCCGGCGCCGTCGTCGTCGACGCGGATCAGCCGGCGGCCGCCGCCCTCCACCACCACGTCGACGCGCTTCGCTCCGGCATCGATGGCGTTCTCGACCAGCTCCTTGACGACGCTGGCCGGGCGCTCGATCACCTCGCCGGCGGCGATGCGGTCGACAATCGTATCGGGCAGGCGGCGGACGGCCATGGAGTCTCAAGCGATTCGTCGGTTTCGTGGGACGCGCCAGTGTCGCGCAATTCGCGCGCGCCGTCATCCCATGCGCACCGGCCGGCATGTACGGCCTGGTGCAGTGGACTTGATCCAGGACCCATACAGCGGCTGCGGCGAAGTGGGGATCGGTGCGACGCGGTTCGTGACCAACACCGACGGACGGTGAAGGGGCTCGGCCGACTGGGCGCTGGATCAAGTCCAGGGCACGCGGTCTTTTGCCATTGCCACGTTTGTGCGTCCCTGACGCCCTTGCCGCCCGAGATTGCCGGGTCAAGCCCGGCAATGACGTAAGAGGGAGCGAAACAGCGTGACGGATTGGAATGCGGGCAGCCGATATGCCAGGCCTCGTGCCCTGGACTTGATCCAGGGCCCATACAGCGGCTGCGACGTCGCGCGCGCCCCTGCGACGCGGGCCTTGCCCAACACCGACCGGCGGCGAGAAGGGCATCGCCGATTGGGCCCTGGATCACGTCCAGGGCGTCCGGTCTGTTGCCTTTGCCACGATTGTGCGCCCCTGACGCCCTTGCGGCCCCACCCACACGCGTCATCCCCGGGCTTGACCCGGGGATCTCCCGGCAAGAGCACGTTCGAAGCGCGAAGTTGCCGGGTGAGGCGCGGCAATGACGAAGTACGGGGCGCGGCGGCCTACATCCCTTCCAGATAGGTCCGCGCCAGCACCTTGCCCTCTTCCACCGCGGGCTGATCGAAGGCGTCGACGCCAATCAGGTGGGCGGCGATGATGGTCTCCAGCATGAAATGCATCATCAGCTCGCCGATCCGCTCGGCATCGAGCGCCGAGGCGTGGAGCACGCGCACGGGGCGGGCGTTGCGGGCCAGCGTCTCGACGGTGGCGCGCTGCTGGCTGGCGACGAAATCGCCGACGGTGCGGCCGCCGAACTCGGCCTGGCCGGCCTCGGCCGCGAGCGCGGGATCGATGCGCGGGCCCTTGTCGGCGACGTCGGTGGTGACGACGGTGAACAGCTTGTCGGCGGGACCGTCGAGGAAGAGCTGGAGCTGCGAATGCTGGTCGACCGGGCCGACGGCGGGGATCGGGGTCATGCCCCTGCCCTGCTTGCCGAGGCTTTCGGCCCAGAGCTGCACGTACCAGCGGGTCAGCCGCTCGGTGCGGTCGCCATAGGCCAGGAGCACGTTCTGGGTGATGCCGCGCGCTTCCGCATAGGCGACAGCCAGCGCGGCGCCGACCGCGGACGGGACGGCACCGGGCGCCGCCTTGTCGCGCACCGGCGCCAGCGCGCGCGCCGCGCCGGCGCGCACCGCGGCGACGTCGAGGCCGACAAGCGCGGCGGGGATCAGGCCGACATTGGTAAGCGCGGCGAAGCGGCCGCCGACGCCGGGATCATGGTCGTGGAAACGGACACCGAAGGGCTCAAGCAGCTTGCGCAGCTTGTTGAGCTTGCCGGAGACCGCCGGCTCGCTGAGGCCCAGCAGACGCTCGCCGATCGCACCCTTGAGCCCCGCATCCTCGTAGGCCGCCAGCAGCGCCATGGTCTGCATCAGCGTCTCGCCAGTGCCGCCGGACTTGGACACGACGATTGCCCTGGTGGTGGCAAGCGGCAGGACGGCAAGCGCCTCGGCGAGGCCGTGCGGATCGAGATTGTCGAGGAAGTGCAGGCGCGGGGCGGGACGGAAATCGCCGGAGACCGGCAGGTGCCAGCCGGCGACCTGGGCCAGCGTCTGGCCTCCGAGGCTGGAGCCCCCGGTGCCGAGCACCAGGACGTCGGTACTGCCGTCGGCAAGCCAGTCGGCGGCCTCGCGGATCCCGGCGAGATCGGCGGTTTTCGCGGGCAG
This Microbaculum marinisediminis DNA region includes the following protein-coding sequences:
- a CDS encoding glucose-6-phosphate isomerase → MPLKQTIDTCFDVEVGETGLTRAEFEAVLARTEPVLVWLREARETGALPLLSLPAKTADLAGIREAADWLADGSTDVLVLGTGGSSLGGQTLAQVAGWHLPVSGDFRPAPRLHFLDNLDPHGLAEALAVLPLATTRAIVVSKSGGTGETLMQTMALLAAYEDAGLKGAIGERLLGLSEPAVSGKLNKLRKLLEPFGVRFHDHDPGVGGRFAALTNVGLIPAALVGLDVAAVRAGAARALAPVRDKAAPGAVPSAVGAALAVAYAEARGITQNVLLAYGDRTERLTRWYVQLWAESLGKQGRGMTPIPAVGPVDQHSQLQLFLDGPADKLFTVVTTDVADKGPRIDPALAAEAGQAEFGGRTVGDFVASQQRATVETLARNARPVRVLHASALDAERIGELMMHFMLETIIAAHLIGVDAFDQPAVEEGKVLARTYLEGM